The stretch of DNA CCCGGCAAACGCCAGACACACGCTGACGCGGCCACTGTGCAGCATCGCCAACACGTCGTCCTGCGGCGCGGTCAGTACTTCGATGTCGAGCAGTGGATGGCGCTCGGCAATCACCTTGATCGCGGCGAGCAAGCGCCGACGGTCGATGTCCGCGACCACACCGATCGACAACTTGCTCTCCAGCCCCAACGACAACTCCACCGCATGCACTTGCAGTTGCTTGAGTTGCTCGGCAATCAGCCGCGCATGGGGCACCAGCGACAGTGCCATGGCCGTCGGCTGCGGTTCGCGATGGCTACGGTCGAACAGCGGATAACCGAGCTCCGCTTCCAGATTACCGATGCCCATGCTGACCGCCGACGGCACCCGGCCCAGCGCGCGGGCAGCCGCGGAAAACGAGCCACGTTCGATCACCGCAAGAAACAGTTCGATGCTGTCGCTGTTGAAATTCACTTCATCTACCTATCACCAAAACTGAAAGCTACTGACTTTTTCTGTCACTACTATTGAAGCTATCTTTCGCCGCCTCCGCCAGTCCCGCTGGCCATCGATTTCAAGACAGAGGCAAATCCGCATGCAAGGCGTCAAACGCAAACTGGTCTATGTGTCGCTCTACGAAGTGATCGGCATGACCTTCTCCGCCCTCGGCCTGGCGCTGCTCTCCGGCACCTCGCCCGGCAGCACCGGGCCGTTGGCGGTGATCATCACCACCATTGCCGTGACCTGGAATTTCATTTACACCACGCTGTTCGAGCACTGGGAAAGCCGCCAGACGTCGCGCACGCGCACAGTCAAACGGCGCATCGCCCACGCGGTCGGCTTTCAACTGACGCTGATCGTGTTCCTGATCCCGCTGATCGCATGGTGGATGAACATCAGTCTGGTGCAGGCATTCCTGCTGGACCTGGCGCTGATCATTTTCATCCCGTGCTACACGTTCGCCTTCAACTGGCTGTTCGATCGCCTCTTCGGCTTGCCGGCCTCGGCGCTGCCCGATTCAACCGCTGCGGCATAAATCGTTAATGGGTAAACAGTTATTGCAAGAAATCGGCGTTTTTTCCCGGCAAACCGCCGATATTCACAAGCCGTGAACTCCGATAGCAGGCTAAGCTTTTCCATCAATAAAAAATGGACCCGCCCATGACTGCTCACGCCCCTGCCGCCGCGCAACGCGATGGCATTGACCCGATACGCGCCGCCGAGATTTCCGCCCGCATCGACCGCCTCCCTGCCGTCGCCACGATCTGGCGGCTGGTGGCGCTGTTGTCGATCGGTGGTTTCTTCGAACTCTACGACCTGTTCCAGACCGCCTACATCAGCCCCGGCCTGATCCGCGACGGGATCTTCGCCACCGGCAATCAGGGCGTGTTCGGT from Pseudomonas sp. P8_229 encodes:
- a CDS encoding PACE efflux transporter yields the protein MQGVKRKLVYVSLYEVIGMTFSALGLALLSGTSPGSTGPLAVIITTIAVTWNFIYTTLFEHWESRQTSRTRTVKRRIAHAVGFQLTLIVFLIPLIAWWMNISLVQAFLLDLALIIFIPCYTFAFNWLFDRLFGLPASALPDSTAAA
- a CDS encoding LysR family transcriptional regulator, whose translation is MNFNSDSIELFLAVIERGSFSAAARALGRVPSAVSMGIGNLEAELGYPLFDRSHREPQPTAMALSLVPHARLIAEQLKQLQVHAVELSLGLESKLSIGVVADIDRRRLLAAIKVIAERHPLLDIEVLTAPQDDVLAMLHSGRVSVCLAFAGLSMNVLERFQFVGSERMIATLAADSPLLQGQDLFLEDLVHVRQIFVASRDLPISETRPLVAESHWRTDTLEAALEMVEAGLGWGNFPLSMVQPWLDSGRLKRLNFRNIENGLVLPVHAVWLKSQPLQKGALALVDLLGH